A region from the Mycolicibacterium phlei genome encodes:
- a CDS encoding peptidylprolyl isomerase translates to MTSPIQTATATLHTNRGDIKIALFGNHAPKTVANFVGLAQGTKEYSGENASGGTSGPFYDGAIFHRVIAGFMIQGGDPTGTGRGGPGYRFEDEFHPELSFDRPYLLAMANAGPGTNGSQFFITVDKTPHLNRRHTIFGEVVDPESQKVVDAIANTETDRNDRPTEPVVIDSITIS, encoded by the coding sequence GTGACGAGCCCTATTCAGACCGCGACCGCGACCCTGCACACCAACCGCGGTGACATCAAGATCGCCCTCTTCGGTAACCACGCGCCCAAGACCGTCGCCAACTTCGTCGGCCTGGCGCAGGGCACCAAGGAGTACAGCGGCGAGAACGCCTCCGGCGGCACGTCCGGTCCGTTCTACGACGGCGCGATCTTCCACCGGGTCATCGCCGGGTTCATGATCCAGGGCGGCGATCCGACCGGCACCGGCCGCGGCGGGCCCGGCTACCGCTTCGAGGACGAGTTCCACCCCGAGCTGTCGTTCGACCGGCCCTACCTGCTGGCGATGGCCAACGCAGGCCCGGGCACCAACGGTTCGCAGTTCTTCATCACCGTCGACAAGACCCCGCACCTGAACCGGCGGCACACCATCTTCGGCGAGGTCGTCGACCCCGAGTCGCAGAAGGTCGTCGACGCGATCGCCAACACCGAGACCGACCGCAACGACCGCCCCACCGAACCGGTCGTCATCGACTCGATCACGATCTCCTGA
- the crgA gene encoding cell division protein CrgA has product MPKSKVRKKNDFAVSSVSRTPVKVKAGPSSTWFVVLFIGLMLIGLLWLLVFQLASSAIPFMADLGPWNYAIAFAFMITGLLLTMRWR; this is encoded by the coding sequence ATGCCCAAGTCCAAGGTTCGCAAGAAGAACGACTTCGCTGTCAGCTCGGTGAGCCGCACACCGGTGAAGGTGAAGGCCGGCCCGTCGAGCACCTGGTTCGTGGTGCTGTTCATCGGGCTGATGCTGATCGGCCTGCTGTGGTTGCTGGTGTTCCAGCTGGCGTCGTCGGCGATCCCGTTCATGGCCGATCTCGGTCCGTGGAACTACGCGATCGCGTTTGCTTTCATGATCACCGGCCTGTTGCTCACAATGCGCTGGCGCTGA
- the cwsA gene encoding cell wall synthesis protein CwsA, producing the protein MSSSIDTRLTPGQRLGRGVKYTAAGPVYLAQGLLGVGLSGVRSTAAWAGERYRQRRELSERLEAAQEAAQEAVANLPEALEKVRTRGRRRPLLLAAAGAAVLAAGGLAFFLIRRSSRPEEPPVRPPSVEVSPQP; encoded by the coding sequence ATGAGTTCGAGCATCGACACTCGCCTGACGCCGGGACAGCGACTGGGACGCGGTGTGAAATACACCGCGGCCGGCCCGGTTTACCTGGCGCAGGGGCTGCTCGGCGTGGGGCTGTCGGGGGTGCGGTCGACGGCGGCGTGGGCGGGGGAGCGGTACCGGCAGCGTCGCGAGCTGAGCGAGAGGTTGGAGGCGGCTCAGGAGGCCGCGCAGGAGGCCGTCGCGAACCTTCCCGAGGCGCTGGAGAAGGTACGGACGCGGGGTCGGCGCCGTCCGCTGCTGCTGGCCGCTGCCGGCGCCGCGGTGTTGGCCGCCGGGGGGCTGGCGTTCTTCCTGATCCGGCGCTCGTCGCGTCCGGAGGAGCCGCCGGTGCGCCCGCCGAGCGTGGAGGTCTCACCGCAGCCGTAG
- a CDS encoding DUF3566 domain-containing protein, whose amino-acid sequence MSSPNEPGHPRAGEAPGTATGAAGSHEQPAGPRSGASETADVPPPWQRGQAARQGQPATPPKEGAPRRPAAPRPEPAQADAGDEPARGQTPHVGARLDRLIAGTAAPGGAAQPAGGQPTKEMPAGERADGTRPEAYPSELPDLSGPPPRPPQQRKPQQRPTEGPVRPAAGPRVQVGTRHKGPVRASMQIRRVDPWSVLKVSLLLSVSLFFVWMIAVAFLYLVLGGMGVWSKLNSNVGDLLTSAGGGAGGELVSAGTIFGGATLVGLVNIVLLSAMATIGAFIYNLTTDLVGGVEVTLADRD is encoded by the coding sequence GTGAGCTCACCGAACGAGCCGGGACATCCGCGCGCGGGCGAGGCCCCCGGCACCGCCACCGGTGCCGCAGGCAGTCACGAGCAGCCTGCCGGCCCGAGGTCGGGAGCATCGGAGACCGCCGACGTGCCGCCGCCGTGGCAGCGCGGTCAGGCGGCCCGGCAGGGCCAGCCGGCCACCCCGCCCAAGGAGGGCGCGCCGCGACGGCCGGCCGCCCCCCGCCCGGAGCCCGCGCAGGCCGACGCCGGCGACGAGCCGGCCCGCGGCCAGACCCCGCACGTGGGTGCGCGGCTGGACCGGCTCATCGCCGGCACCGCGGCACCGGGTGGTGCTGCTCAGCCGGCCGGTGGGCAACCGACCAAGGAAATGCCCGCCGGGGAGCGTGCCGACGGCACGCGTCCGGAGGCCTACCCCAGCGAGCTGCCCGATCTGTCCGGTCCGCCGCCGCGCCCGCCGCAGCAGCGCAAGCCGCAGCAGCGCCCGACCGAGGGCCCGGTCCGCCCCGCGGCAGGCCCCCGGGTCCAGGTGGGCACCCGGCACAAGGGCCCGGTGCGGGCCAGCATGCAGATCCGGCGGGTCGACCCGTGGAGCGTGCTGAAAGTCTCGCTGCTGTTATCCGTCTCACTGTTCTTCGTCTGGATGATCGCGGTGGCGTTCCTCTACCTCGTGCTCGGCGGCATGGGTGTGTGGAGCAAGCTCAACAGCAACGTGGGCGATCTGCTCACCAGCGCAGGCGGCGGCGCCGGGGGCGAATTAGTCTCTGCCGGAACGATTTTCGGCGGCGCCACGCTCGTCGGGCTGGTGAACATCGTGCTGCTGTCGGCGATGGCCACGATCGGCGCGTTCATCTACAACCTGACCACGGATCTGGTCGGAGGCGTCGAGGTCACGCTGGCCGATCGGGACTGA
- a CDS encoding PH domain-containing protein, whose protein sequence is MQQTEWGPSTGVVLACAVAGLILAITAVTLVTDAPGRILLGIAGGGLLVFAMMSLRARPKLAITNDGLVTRGWFRTQTLARKDIAHIRITEFRRLARKVRLLEIDTADDRLLVFSRWDLGTEPLNVLDALTGAGYTGAGR, encoded by the coding sequence ATGCAGCAAACTGAATGGGGCCCGTCGACCGGCGTCGTGCTGGCCTGCGCCGTAGCCGGACTTATCTTGGCTATCACCGCTGTGACGCTGGTCACAGACGCGCCCGGGCGGATACTTCTGGGTATTGCCGGCGGCGGGTTATTGGTGTTTGCAATGATGTCGCTGCGCGCTCGGCCGAAGCTGGCAATCACAAACGACGGCCTCGTCACCCGCGGTTGGTTCCGCACGCAGACCCTCGCCCGCAAAGACATCGCCCATATCCGGATCACGGAGTTCCGCCGGCTCGCCCGCAAAGTGCGGCTGCTGGAGATCGACACCGCCGACGACAGGCTGCTGGTGTTCAGCCGATGGGACCTGGGAACCGAACCACTGAATGTGCTCGACGCACTGACCGGCGCCGGCTATACCGGCGCCGGTCGATAG